AATCAAGAAATATATGACAAATTAGTTAAAAAATATTTAAAAACTGGTTTATCTTTTCCTAATTCGAGTTCTAAAGCTTTAAGTGATTTAACTGGCGAATCAATTTTAATGCCTAATGATATATTAGGACTAGAATATGTAAAAGCAATAGTTAATAATAATTATCCAATTAAAGCTTATTCACTAAAAAGAACAGTAGGATTCCATTCACTAGAAAGTAAAGATAATTTTGCCTCTGCTAGTTTAATTAGACAAATGATTTTTAATAAAGAAGATATTTCAAAATACACACCAATGCAATTTGACAATGTTCCTGATAGAATAGAAAATTATTATAAAGATTTTCAAAAAATAGTAATAGAAACTAGCGCTGAAGAGCTTAGAAAAAACCCGATGATTTCTGAAGGTATGGAAAATCTATTTAAAAAAAATATACATGCAGAAAGTTATGATGAATTTGTTAATAAATGTAATTCAAGAAGATACACAAGTAGTAGAATAAAAAGAGTTATGCTTTATGTTTTATTGGAAAAACATAAAGAAAAGGAGAATGATGAAAACTAAAGATAAAATAATGATATTTTTCTTAACAATAATAACATTTGGAACAATATGAATATATTGAAATTCTAAAAAGAAAAATAATAAAAAAAATGAACTTTCTAGAAGTGAAAAAATTTCTTTCGATATAAATGATTTAATATTATTTTTAGGTGATATAAATAATATTCAAAATGTTGAAAATACACATAAAAAAGTGAAAATTTACATAAAAGATAGTAACTTAGTAAAAACTGAAGAAATTCAAAAATTAAAAGGTATTTCTAGTACTTTAGTTTCTAGCGAGTATGTAAATATTATTGTTGGAAATGTTGCTGAATTTTTAAAGGAAGAATTATCTAGAAAAATGGAGAAATAAAATGACCGACAGATTTGAAATGGCTAAAAAAAATAAAGAAAATTACAAGAGAATTTTAGATAATTTATTTAATGTAGATAGATTTGATACTTCATTATTTGTTAACTTAAATGAAGTAGATTTTGTAGATATTTTTAAACTACTAGATGATAAAAATTTAGACAAAATATACAAATTCTCTAATTTTAAAATTCCTTTAACAGAAAATAATTTAAAAAACATTGAAAAGAATATTAACTCAAAAAGATCTATACAAGAAATGGAAGATCTTTTTTTAGAAAATAAAAACATTTTAACTAATGAATGAAAAAGCAAATTAGAAAAAGACTTTGAAAACTCTAAAAACAAAATTCAAAATGAAATAGCAGAAAAAATTCAAACACAAAATCATAGATGAAAAAAGTTTTTAAATAAAGCTAAAAATATAAATTTAGAAAGAAACATCTGACCTATGCAAATAGGTTTTATGTTCGTATCTGTCGAAATTGAAAAAAGAAAGTTATATGCTCCTTTATTTTTTAAAGAAGTAAATATTGAATTTTCTAATTCTCAAGCTTTTCTTTTCTCTAATGGAGATATTAAATTAAATGAAAAATTAATTTGAGCATTAGAAAAGGGAAATTTTATATTTGATATTGATGAAGATTTTTCAAATTATTCAATTAGTGATTTAGAAAATCTTATTAAACAAGAATGAACAAACTATAATACTCAAAATATATTAAATAATTTCATAAAATTAGCAGACAAAGACATTGATAATAATTTAAAATTCCACCCAGGAATTATATTAGGTATATTTAATTCTTTTGGTAGTCACCAAAGAAAAATAATGGAAAAAATCATTGAAAATGATGAATTTGATCAAATACTAGAAGTGGATTTTAATAAAAATAATTATAAAAATAAAGTTAATCAAATTATTTTTGAAAAAGAGCATTTCAATTTTATTAAAATTAATAAAACTAATTTTTCTCAAGATAAAGCAACCGTTTCTGCTTTATTACAAAATACAATTATTTGAGGTCCTCCCGGAACAGGTAAGTCACAAACAATTTCTAATATAATCGCTAATATAATAGCTTTTAATAAAACTGGATTAATTGTTTCCCAAAAAAAAGCTGCCCTTGACGTTTTAAAAGAAAGAATGAACAAATTATCTATTTTTTGCTTATTTATTCTTAATGATAATTCAATGAACAAAAAAAGTTTTTATGAACCTATTTTAAAGTTTATAGATATTCTAGAAAACTTCAATAATAAATCAATAATTAAAACTTTAAAAATTATTTATGATGATGAAAAAAAATATATAGATTTATTTAAAAATATTAAAAATAGTTCAAACTTAGAAGAAAACTTTAATTCTTTTTCTTTCTTAAAAAGAAATATTAATAATTTTTCAGAAAAGACAATTGAGTCATTATATAAATTAAGTAAAAATATCAATTTAGATCTCAAAAATGCACCTCAAAATTTAAAAAAATTAAAATGGGCTATATTAGAAGCTAAAAGAGGTAAAAAATTAAATTTGATAAAGAAAATATTTACTAAATTTTCTGATGAAGACAAACAAGATATAGAAATCATAATTAGTGAAATTCAAAATTTTAAAGGTAATATTCAAGAATTAACTAAAAATATATCCAATTTAACTTTAGAGCAAGTTTCTAATATTAATAGTTTTTATGAATTTGTTTTTGAAAACAATAAACAAGAACTAACAGACGAAGATGATATAGTAAATTTCGTTTTCTATAGAATCTTTAAAAGGATGCAACAACTACAAGAAGATAAAGAAATGAAAAAGCTTTACAATAAATTTGTAGTAATTGCAAGAAACGGAAAAAGAGATCCTTATAAATTTGTTTTAGAGCATCATAGAATTATAAAAGAGTTATTCCCGATAATAATTTCCTCTGTCGATACCGAGTTAAACAAATGAGAAAAAAACGAATTCGATTATGTTGTATTAGATGAATCTTCACAAATTTTTATAGAAAAAGCCTTTCCGATGCTTTATTTAGCTAAAATCAAAATTTTCGCTGGTGATGATAAACAAATGCAACCAACTAGTTGATTTTCAACAAGAAGTAATGCTGAAGATGTCGAGTTAGGAGATATTGAATCTATACTAAACTATGCAGTTTATAAAGGTGTTCACACAATATTACTAGATAAAAATTATCGTTCTAATTATGCTTCTTTAATGACTTTTTCTTCTAAACATTTTTATAACTCAAAGTTAGATGTTATTGATAAATTTACAGAAAATAAATCTGATTCTATCGAAGTTATTCAAACAAATGGTATTTGAGATAAAGATAAAACAAACAAAATAGAAGCCGAAATAACAATCGAACGTGCTAAATTAAATATTGATAAATACAAAAAAATTATTATCTTAACTTTTAATAGCGCGCAGAGAGAACTAATTGAAAATATGATATTAAATAATGAACCGCTTTTAGAAGAAGCGATAAATAGTAATAAACTTTTATTAAAAAATATTGAAAATATTCAAGGAGATGAAGCCGATTTATTAATAGTATCTGTTGTTTATGATAAAACTACTTCATTGCACTCTACTTATGTATCTCGTTCTGGCGGAAAAAATGCACTTAATGTTGCTATTTCTAGAGCTAAAGAAAAAATAATTGTTATTAAATCTTTAAAAGCAGATGAAATCGATGCTTCTATTCAAAACGAAGATGTAAGTTTATTTAAAAAATGATTATTATTTTTAGAATTATCAAACGAAGAAAGAACAAATTATTTAAATAGCGAAATAGAAAATACAAATAATTCTAATTTAGTTTTAAACGATTTAAAAGAAAAAGTTTATTTAGAACTACAAAAAGATTCATTTTTTGCTAATAATAACCTTTCTATTTTTAAAAATTATTCAGTGGGTAGTCAAAAAATTGATCTAGCAATAGTAAGTAATGAAAATAATAAAATATTATGTTTATTTATTAATGATTATTCTAATCTAGATTCTTATGAAAATTACATTTTAGAAAAAGATAAGAATAACTTTTTACTTGCTAAAAAATATAATTTAAAAGAAATTAAATTATTAGATTGAATGATAAAAAAAGAAGAAGTTATAAGTGATATAAAAAGCGAGTTTTCAAATGACAACTAGAATAATTTATTATAACCAACGTGGAGAAGGAGTTGGTATATATCAAAATAAACCTATATATATTCCTTTTTCCATTTTAAATGAAGAAATAGAATTTGAAATAGTCGAAGAGAAAGAAAAATACTATATTGGTAAACTTAAAAAATTAATTTCTCCTTCTATTAATCGAAATTATAATTTACCAAAAAATTATGAATTTATTGGTGGATATGAACTAATTCATATGAATAAAGAGGCAGAAAAAGAATATAAAATTTATAACTTAATAAACACATTTAAAAAAATAGCTAATATTGATTTAAAAATAGAAGATATAAATTATTTCCAAGGTGAAAAAGAATTAAGATATAGAAATAAAATAACTCTTTTCGATGGCGGTTTAAAAAAGAAGAAGTCAAATGAAATTTATTATTTAGATGATTTTCTTTTGACAAATATTAAACCTCAAAGCACTAAAAAAGGCAAAATCATAATTAGAGATCTTGAAACAAGAATTGAGGGACATAAAAAAGAAAATCTTTATACTTTTGATTCACTCGAAGATTTAAGATTTAAAGTCAGTATAGGGTCATTTTATCAAGTGAATAAAGAAGTTTGCTTATATGTATATAACAAAATTAAAGAATTAATCCCAAAAAATAAAGATATACTAGATCTTTATTCAGGGATAGGAACTATAGCTGCTTTTATTTCTAATAAATCTCAAAGTGTTACAGCAGTAGAAATTAATGATTCTTCTTTTAAAGACTTTATTTACAACATTGAATTAAATAATTTAAAAAATATCACACCAGTAAAGCAAGATGTTTACAAATTTTTAAAAAATACACAAAATAATTTTTTTGATGTCTTTGTTGTAGATCCTGATAGAACAGGATTAAAAAAAGAAGTTGTTAAAGAAATTAGTAGATTACTTCCTGAAAAAATTATATATTTATCTTGTAATATTGCAACTCAAGCTAATGATATAAATTTATTAAAAGAAAACTACAATATAGAATACATAGAAATAGTGAATATGTTTCCTAAAACTTTTCATATCGAAAATTTAATTCTATTAAATAAAAAATAATAAAGTATAATTATAATGATAATCACAAGGAGATTTTAATATGTTAAAACTTTTTAGTGATTCAACAACCGAAAATATTGTCTATGAAGCTGGTGGAGTTGGTTTAGGTGGTTGAATCGGAATAGTCATATCTGTTGCTATAGTACTTTTTATAGTAGGAGCTATTATTGGAATAATAGTATCTAAAAAAATGTTTGAAAAACAAATAAAAGAAAACCCTCCAATAAACGAGAAAATGATTCGTGCTATGTTTCTTCAAATGGGAAGAAAAGCTTCTGAAACTCAAATAAAAGCAGTTATGCGTTCTATGAAAAATGCAAAATAAAAACATCCAATTTGGATGTTTTTTTTATCTAAAATTTGCAGGTAATGTAGTTCCGCTCGGATGCATAGAATAAAGATTTACTGTATCAACTGTATCTGTTGGATTATTAATTTGATCTTCGGGCACAGTCTCAAAATGTTGTACATGCTCTATAATATTATCAATTGCTATTAAATATGAATCAATGTAAGCAAATTTTCAACTATAATCCATTACATTTCTAGCAAGAGGAGAAGAATCTGGACCCATTCCTCCTAAAATAGGTTTGTAATATTTATTAATTGAATCTGCATTAGCTTTCATTCTATCAATATAAAGGGTGGCTTCATCTTCTCATTTTCTACCTAATTGTATTGCGTATAAAGTACCGAATCCATAGTGTCTCTTTTTATTCAATCTAGAAGACTGATTAACAACTTTAGTTAGTTCTGATTTTAGATTTTCTAACCATTTTTCTCCAGGTGTTTTTCCTATATTTGTTTGAACCTGAGTTGGAGTTTTAAATTTAATGTAATTAAACATTCTAATAAAATCATTAGCCTCTATACCTCTTTGAAACCCTATAGAAACAGTATCATCTTCTCTACCGGAATTTGCATTAGGTCAATATGTTGTGGCAGCGTCAAATGCTAAGTATTCTCAACCATAACCAACAGCAATATGGCTTTCTTTTCTTGCATTAGTTGTATCAATTACTTTATCAGTTTTTTCGGTTGTTGTTGAACTATGTTTGTATTGACTAAATGTAAATGATTGTAAGTTATATGTATAAGCAGCTTTAGCTCCTTTTAATTTAAATCTAATTGTTTTAGAAGCTTTATCATAGTCTATATCACTTGCAGTAATACTATCTGTTCCTGTCGTTCCATCTTTTAAGGAAGCTGAACCACTATAAACTATGTTTATTCCTTTATTTTCTAAAGAATTATCTATTAAATCCTCTGGTAAGTCAACGTTAGTTCATGTTCCCTCAATGTCATAAGAAAGCTCTAAAATTCTTTTTCCTCTAGCATTTTCATCTCTGGTATTTGAATCTACTAAAGTAATAACGCTTTCAGTTTCCACTTTAGGTTCTAATTTAGTTTTAAACTCAATAATGCTTTCCGGTAAATTAATTAAATTATCAGTTGTTGCATTTATATTCTCATAAGCTTTGGAAGGTTTATTTACAAATTTTAACGCATAAACATTATAATCAGTAAACTCTGTTAGGTTTTCTAAATTAAATGTAACAAAGTATTCATCATTATTTAATTCAATTCTAGAAACTAATTTTACATCTGTATCTGAAGTTCTATTTTCTTTTTTACCAACAGTAATTTCAACCTCTTGACCTACTTCTAATACTTTATCTTCAGAAGCTAATTTCACTTTTATGGTTGCAATATTTTGGGCGATTGAATTTACAGTTCCCTCTAAAATGGAGTTTGTTACACCTGGTGTTGTTATAAAACTAAAATCTAATGCATTATCATTTAAAAATCTTTTATTAAAGCTGCTGTTTTCACCATAAACTAATCTATCAAAAATGTATTTTCTATTTCTAGTTAAATTATCTAATGTAAAGGTTAATTGATGTATGCCTTCACCTAAGTTTAATACATCTGATTCTACTTCTACACCGTCTGTTTGAGATCTAAAAATAATCTTAGCATTTTTATTATTTGCTTCAATTCCTTGTCTATTTAATGACACAACAAATTTTCTTGTAGTTTCTGAACCATTATATTCTTCATAATTTCTTACATTTGAAACTTCAAATCTTTCATTTTTAGTTTCAAATGTAGAAGATTCAGGGAATTCATTAAAGGAATATACGTGTGCTGAACCTTTATTTTTAGCAGTTGTAGTTAATCTAACTAATGTATATCTAGTATTTGCTTCTAAATTGTCAACATTAATTGATATTTTATTATTTTCAACAACTCTACCTAAAGTTTTTAGTTCAATTTCACTATTAACTTTTTTAAACACTAATTCGACTGGATTTCCAACTTCTAGTTTTTGATCATTATCTGTATAACCAAACATAAATCTTACTTGATTATGTGTAATTATGTTATTAACTTCATCATTTAAATCAAATAATACATCAATAGGAGTTGCATTTGTACTAAATTCTTGAGTTAATTTAGTTACATCATTTTTAAATAAATTGGTTTCTACTTCATTTTTTTGAATAGAAAGTCTTTTTACAACATAAAGTGTATTTCCTGAAAGACTTTCTAAATTATGAGTTCTACTTTGTTTTGTGATAATGAAATTCATTTCATCACTTTCAGTTCCGTCATTATTTATTTTTACATAGTGAACTGTAATTTGTTCTTCATTAGTTAATGGATTTGAATTAGATTCATCGAATTCAAAGTTTAAAGTTACTGAATTATTAGTTACATTTGTAGTGCTAAAGTTAGATCATACAGCAACTTCAAATTCTGGAGTTTTAAATTCGCTATTTGCTAATTCATTTAAAAAAGAAATGTTATTATTAGTGAATTCAGGTTTAATTGAATCAAAAATATAGTAAGTGTTGCTTTCTAACTCAGTAAAGTCAAAGAATAATTTATTTTTTTCTAAATTAACTTTTGCTTTTATTGATTTTTTAGACTCTGTTTCTTCTTTTTTAGCAATAGTTAATACAAAATTTGAATCTTGACTAATTAAGTTATTTTCATCAGCAAATGCAATTTCTATACTTGCTTTTGTTGTAGCTAAATCAGAAATATTTCAATTTCTAAATATTATTTTCTTAGCTTCTTCTTTGTCATCGTTAATTTGTTGAATTTCTTCAGGTAAATCATCTTTAGAAACAATAATAGTTTCAGGACTTGTATCTTTATTAACAACTGATTCTAATGTATAAATTTTGTCAGGGTTTAATAAAGGAGAACTTAAATCTATTACTAGTTTTCCTTCACTATTTATTGTTCCTTCTACTTCTACTATGTTTCCATCTACATCTATAAATCTTGCGATATTTCCATTTGCTTTACTATTTTCCGGTAAATCAAATTGTAATTCTTTTGATCCGTCTGCTTTTTCAACTAGTTTTCCATTTGATTTATTTCCTGTTTTAACTAAAGTGATTGGTTTTTCTAAATTAGATATATTTACTACTTTGTTATCATTTTCATCAGTTAGAGAACTTAAAGTGTATGTCTCTCCCTCTGGGAAAACATTATTATTTGAGGTATCAAATATTAGATCTCCGTTTGCATCAACAGTAGCTTTAGTTTTGATTTTTTTGCCTTTAGAATTAGTAAAAGTTGCTTCGATTTCTTTTCCTATTAAGTCGTTAGAAACGTTTAATTTTAAGTCCCTTGCACCTTTACCATCTTCTAATATTGAAGAGTTAACTTCTGGTTTTTTAATATTAATTTTTTGAGAATTAGATAAAGAATTATTATCTAAAATATCTTCATCATTTTCATTAACTATTTTTTCTAAATTAAAATCTCCAGGATTCGGTAAGCTTGAAGTATCAAAAGAAAACGTTTCCTTGTTCATCCGTAGTTGCTTCTAATTCGAATTTTTCACCTTCTTTATTTACAAATACAGCTTTAACTTTTTTATTAGAGTTTTCAGTACCTAAGTTAGCATTTATTAAAATGTCACCATTTTCATTTCTAGATACTTTTCCATCATTGTAATTAACTTTATCAATTGTTAAATCTTCTTTATCAACATTTGATAAATCTGCTACTTTATTATTGTTAGAATCTGTTATTGAAACTAAAGTGTATTTTTCGCCTTCTGGTAAAGCATCATTAGTATTAACAATTAATTTTCCATCTTTACCAACTGTAGCTGGAATTTTAATTTCATTTCCTTTTGAATCTCTAAAAAGAAGTGAAACTTCCTCATTTGCTCTTGAAGGATGTAACTCTAGGTTGATAGTTGAACCTGTTGAATCGCTTAAGTCTTTTTGGATGCTAATTTCTGGTTTTTTAATAGAACTTTTTTCAATTGAACTTAGTTTTTCGTTAGATTTTAAAACATTGCTTTCATTATCTTTTTCAACAACTCTATCTAAACTATATTCTCCAGGATTTGGTAAGCTTGAAGTATTAAATGAAACATTTCCTTGTTCATCTGTAGTTGCTTCAACTTTATATTCTTTACCATTTTTATCTTTAAAAATTGCTACTGCATTTTTATTAGCATTTTCATTTCCTAAGTTTAAGTTTAATTTTGTATTACCGGTTTCGTCGCTTGAGAATGTATTTTTATAGTTTTGTTTATCAATTGTTTTTAAATCTTCAGGCATATCATCGATATTAACAACTGATTCTAAATTACCTTCAACATCTTTAATATTACTTAAAGTTCATTTTGATCCTTCTGGTAAAACAGATGAGTTAAAAATAAGTTCACCGTTTTCAGAAACTTGAACTTTTGTTGTAAAAACTTCTCCTTTTTCGTTTACAAAACTTAATTCTAATTCTTTGTTTACTAATCCTTTATTTAAACTTAAATTAAGAATTTTATCTTTTGTTTCTGAATCATAAGAAACTGTTCCGCTTACAGCGGGTTTTTTAATAGTTTCCTTTAATTCTTCTGGAAATTCTTCTCTTGACATAATAGAATTATTTGATTCTTGATCAATAATATTTAGTAAATTATATTCTCCAGGATTTGGTAAGCTTGAAGTATCTAATGAAAATTTACCGTTTTCATCAACTGAGGATTTTACATAGTGTTTTTTACCATTTTCATCCATGAATACAGATAATATTTTTTTATTTTTATACTTTAATGTAGCACTTGCTGGTAACGCAACTTCTAATTGTATATCTCCTTTTTTATTGTAATTATAGCGGGAAGAATAACTATTAGCTTGTGGATTTTTAGAATCTTTATTTAGAATTAAAACAGTTGCAGTTATTGTTGAAGCTGCTGTTAGTAAAAATAAAGGAGGAATTAAAAATAAAAGAAACTTTTTCTTTTTACGCTTTTTTTCTTCCTTTAGTTCTTGTTTATTTTCTATATTTTCCATAATATATCCTTAATTTAAAAATTTTTATAACTTAAAATTTAATTATACTTTTTTTTTTTTTTTTTTAAAGTAAACAGAAAAACAATTTTCAAAGAAAAAACATAAAAAATTAACTTTTTTACGTTCCTAAAATGCAAATTGAAGTGCACCAGTAATTTTTATTATAAAAACATTGTACTACAATTTATAATATTTTATACCCCTATTTACTATTAAGGGGTGGTGAAGGGGATATCCCCTTCTTTTAATTCCGCTTGTAAAGCGGTTTTTATTAATGAAATTAATAAAAATTATGAGGCGAAATTTTTCGACCCTTTCATTATTTTCTTGTAATAATCTTGTAATTTTTAATAGTTTTAATTAATATTTGTTTAATTTTTCTAATTCTTCTTCATATACATCAAAAGCACATTTACCTTCTAGTATGTCTCTATTCATAAAATTTATTCTTTTTCAAGATTTAATATTTCTTCTCGAGAGACTTTATTAAAATCAGTCCCTTTTTATAAACTCTTCTTATAAGTCCGTTAAAATTTTCATTAGTTCCTCTTTGAAAAGAAGCGTACTTATCGGTTTTATAAATTTTAATTCCTAATTTTTTCGCTAATATTCCAACCGCATTAAATTCAATTCCATTATCAAAAGTAATACTTTCAACAGGTAATTCTAGTGTATTTATTCTTTCATAAAGCACTTTATTTATATAAAATGGATTTTTACTTGATACTTTCACAATTATTCCCAACCTACTTTTTCTTTCCACTAAAGTTAAAAGACTAGAATGGCCTGCGGATTTTTTACCTATAACTAAATCACCCTCTCAATGCCCGAATGTTTCTCTTAAATCAATATGTTTTGGTCTAGCTCAAATAGGAAATACATAATTTGACTGCACAAGTCTTTCAATAACGTTATTTTTTCTTTTTCCGCCTTTTGTATAGTGCTTTCTTAATCTATCTTTATTAGTTAATACTCATTTTCCTGTATTAATCCAATTAAAAACAGTCCTTAGCGAAGGGATTTTAATATTTTTAATACCTTCTTTTATTAAGTTGTAAGTCATTTTTATTCCGCATGTTGCTTTGTTAAAATTATCTTTAATAAGTTTGCTAAATTCTTTATAATCATCCATTTGAGAAAAGAA
This genomic interval from Mesomycoplasma molare contains the following:
- a CDS encoding nucleotidyltransferase, translating into MAIAIIAEYNPFHNGHRYQLEYVKKHFPNDKIYIILSGKYVQRGEIAVASFEERKKIALKHGADYVIELPFNFATQAAHIFAQGALKIINEHKIDKIIFGSESDNVENLYKIAETIYYNQEIYDKLVKKYLKTGLSFPNSSSKALSDLTGESILMPNDILGLEYVKAIVNNNYPIKAYSLKRTVGFHSLESKDNFASASLIRQMIFNKEDISKYTPMQFDNVPDRIENYYKDFQKIVIETSAEELRKNPMISEGMENLFKKNIHAESYDEFVNKCNSRRYTSSRIKRVMLYVLLEKHKEKENDEN
- a CDS encoding AAA domain-containing protein, whose product is MTDRFEMAKKNKENYKRILDNLFNVDRFDTSLFVNLNEVDFVDIFKLLDDKNLDKIYKFSNFKIPLTENNLKNIEKNINSKRSIQEMEDLFLENKNILTNEWKSKLEKDFENSKNKIQNEIAEKIQTQNHRWKKFLNKAKNINLERNIWPMQIGFMFVSVEIEKRKLYAPLFFKEVNIEFSNSQAFLFSNGDIKLNEKLIWALEKGNFIFDIDEDFSNYSISDLENLIKQEWTNYNTQNILNNFIKLADKDIDNNLKFHPGIILGIFNSFGSHQRKIMEKIIENDEFDQILEVDFNKNNYKNKVNQIIFEKEHFNFIKINKTNFSQDKATVSALLQNTIIWGPPGTGKSQTISNIIANIIAFNKTGLIVSQKKAALDVLKERMNKLSIFCLFILNDNSMNKKSFYEPILKFIDILENFNNKSIIKTLKIIYDDEKKYIDLFKNIKNSSNLEENFNSFSFLKRNINNFSEKTIESLYKLSKNINLDLKNAPQNLKKLKWAILEAKRGKKLNLIKKIFTKFSDEDKQDIEIIISEIQNFKGNIQELTKNISNLTLEQVSNINSFYEFVFENNKQELTDEDDIVNFVFYRIFKRMQQLQEDKEMKKLYNKFVVIARNGKRDPYKFVLEHHRIIKELFPIIISSVDTELNKWEKNEFDYVVLDESSQIFIEKAFPMLYLAKIKIFAGDDKQMQPTSWFSTRSNAEDVELGDIESILNYAVYKGVHTILLDKNYRSNYASLMTFSSKHFYNSKLDVIDKFTENKSDSIEVIQTNGIWDKDKTNKIEAEITIERAKLNIDKYKKIIILTFNSAQRELIENMILNNEPLLEEAINSNKLLLKNIENIQGDEADLLIVSVVYDKTTSLHSTYVSRSGGKNALNVAISRAKEKIIVIKSLKADEIDASIQNEDVSLFKKWLLFLELSNEERTNYLNSEIENTNNSNLVLNDLKEKVYLELQKDSFFANNNLSIFKNYSVGSQKIDLAIVSNENNKILCLFINDYSNLDSYENYILEKDKNNFLLAKKYNLKEIKLLDWMIKKEEVISDIKSEFSNDN
- a CDS encoding class I SAM-dependent RNA methyltransferase; translated protein: MTTRIIYYNQRGEGVGIYQNKPIYIPFSILNEEIEFEIVEEKEKYYIGKLKKLISPSINRNYNLPKNYEFIGGYELIHMNKEAEKEYKIYNLINTFKKIANIDLKIEDINYFQGEKELRYRNKITLFDGGLKKKKSNEIYYLDDFLLTNIKPQSTKKGKIIIRDLETRIEGHKKENLYTFDSLEDLRFKVSIGSFYQVNKEVCLYVYNKIKELIPKNKDILDLYSGIGTIAAFISNKSQSVTAVEINDSSFKDFIYNIELNNLKNITPVKQDVYKFLKNTQNNFFDVFVVDPDRTGLKKEVVKEISRLLPEKIIYLSCNIATQANDINLLKENYNIEYIEIVNMFPKTFHIENLILLNKK
- a CDS encoding YneF family protein translates to MLKLFSDSTTENIVYEAGGVGLGGWIGIVISVAIVLFIVGAIIGIIVSKKMFEKQIKENPPINEKMIRAMFLQMGRKASETQIKAVMRSMKNAK
- a CDS encoding DUF1410 domain-containing protein; its protein translation is MNKETFSFDTSSLPNPGDFNLEKIVNENDEDILDNNSLSNSQKINIKKPEVNSSILEDGKGARDLKLNVSNDLIGKEIEATFTNSKGKKIKTKATVDANGDLIFDTSNNNVFPEGETYTLSSLTDENDNKVVNISNLEKPITLVKTGNKSNGKLVEKADGSKELQFDLPENSKANGNIARFIDVDGNIVEVEGTINSEGKLVIDLSSPLLNPDKIYTLESVVNKDTSPETIIVSKDDLPEEIQQINDDKEEAKKIIFRNWNISDLATTKASIEIAFADENNLISQDSNFVLTIAKKEETESKKSIKAKVNLEKNKLFFDFTELESNTYYIFDSIKPEFTNNNISFLNELANSEFKTPEFEVAVWSNFSTTNVTNNSVTLNFEFDESNSNPLTNEEQITVHYVKINNDGTESDEMNFIITKQSRTHNLESLSGNTLYVVKRLSIQKNEVETNLFKNDVTKLTQEFSTNATPIDVLFDLNDEVNNIITHNQVRFMFGYTDNDQKLEVGNPVELVFKKVNSEIELKTLGRVVENNKISINVDNLEANTRYTLVRLTTTAKNKGSAHVYSFNEFPESSTFETKNERFEVSNVRNYEEYNGSETTRKFVVSLNRQGIEANNKNAKIIFRSQTDGVEVESDVLNLGEGIHQLTFTLDNLTRNRKYIFDRLVYGENSSFNKRFLNDNALDFSFITTPGVTNSILEGTVNSIAQNIATIKVKLASEDKVLEVGQEVEITVGKKENRTSDTDVKLVSRIELNNDEYFVTFNLENLTEFTDYNVYALKFVNKPSKAYENINATTDNLINLPESIIEFKTKLEPKVETESVITLVDSNTRDENARGKRILELSYDIEGTWTNVDLPEDLIDNSLENKGINIVYSGSASLKDGTTGTDSITASDIDYDKASKTIRFKLKGAKAAYTYNLQSFTFSQYKHSSTTTEKTDKVIDTTNARKESHIAVGYGWEYLAFDAATTYWPNANSGREDDTVSIGFQRGIEANDFIRMFNYIKFKTPTQVQTNIGKTPGEKWLENLKSELTKVVNQSSRLNKKRHYGFGTLYAIQLGRKWEDEATLYIDRMKANADSINKYYKPILGGMGPDSSPLARNVMDYSWKFAYIDSYLIAIDNIIEHVQHFETVPEDQINNPTDTVDTVNLYSMHPSGTTLPANFR
- a CDS encoding DUF1410 domain-containing protein, whose translation is MENIENKQELKEEKKRKKKKFLLFLIPPLFLLTAASTITATVLILNKDSKNPQANSYSSRYNYNKKGDIQLEVALPASATLKYKNKKILSVFMDENGKKHYVKSSVDENGKFSLDTSSLPNPGEYNLLNIIDQESNNSIMSREEFPEELKETIKKPAVSGTVSYDSETKDKILNLSLNKGLVNKELELSFVNEKGEVFTTKVQVSENGELIFNSSVLPEGSKWTLSNIKDVEGNLESVVNIDDMPEDLKTIDKQNYKNTFSSDETGNTKLNLNLGNENANKNAVAIFKDKNGKEYKVEATTDEQGNVSFNTSSLPNPGEYSLDRVVEKDNESNVLKSNEKLSSIEKSSIKKPEISIQKDLSDSTGSTINLELHPSRANEEVSLLFRDSKGNEIKIPATVGKDGKLIVNTNDALPEGEKYTLVSITDSNNNKVADLSNVDKEDLTIDKVNYNDGKVSRNENGDILINANLGTENSNKKVKAVFVNKEGEKFELEATTDEQGNVFFWYFKLTESWRF
- a CDS encoding IS30 family transposase; this encodes MKRNSNFYGFYDHLIANEKAKIRHKHKRLFFFSQMDDYKEFSKLIKDNFNKATCGIKMTYNLIKEGIKNIKIPSLRTVFNWINTGKWVLTNKDRLRKHYTKGGKRKNNVIERLVQSNYVFPIWARPKHIDLRETFGHWEGDLVIGKKSAGHSSLLTLVERKSRLGIIVKVSSKNPFYINKVLYERINTLELPVESITFDNGIEFNAVGILAKKLGIKIYKTDKYASFQRGTNENFNGLIRRVYKKGLILIKSLEKKY